The following are from one region of the Streptomyces tuirus genome:
- a CDS encoding type II toxin-antitoxin system Rv0910 family toxin: MAEVSAETRIGAPAEKVWARLTDWSAYGEWNATHTSFPAGGPEPLEVGATFQENMRLMNFPAEVMWTVEELEPARVLAIRGKGPMAVTVATRYTLTPGGDATTVRIDGEFTGATVSLMAGKLRDSATAALHESLRKLDGLVT; this comes from the coding sequence ATGGCCGAAGTCAGTGCGGAGACACGCATCGGGGCGCCGGCCGAGAAGGTGTGGGCCAGGCTCACGGACTGGTCCGCGTACGGCGAGTGGAACGCGACCCACACGAGCTTTCCGGCGGGCGGCCCGGAACCCCTGGAAGTGGGCGCGACGTTCCAGGAGAACATGCGGCTGATGAACTTCCCGGCCGAGGTGATGTGGACCGTCGAGGAGCTGGAACCGGCCCGCGTGCTCGCCATCCGCGGCAAGGGCCCGATGGCGGTGACCGTGGCGACGCGCTACACCCTCACACCCGGCGGCGACGCCACGACGGTCCGCATCGACGGCGAGTTCACGGGCGCGACGGTGTCGCTGATGGCGGGCAAGCTCAGGGACTCGGCCACGGCGGCCCTGCACGAGTCGCTGCGCAAGCTGGACGGGCTGGTGACCTGA
- a CDS encoding PadR family transcriptional regulator, producing the protein MRTHGFERGHGHGGPHRGRGGFEGLRAAFGPFGPGGPGGPGWGGPGGPGFGPGPWGGRGRGGPRGRARRGDVRASILALLKDRPMHGYEMIQEIAERSGGAWKPSPGSVYPTLQLLEDEGLIVSASEGGKKLFSLTEAGREAAEEGPEAPWEEASRGVDWEALGEIRQAGFGLMEAFGQVWKTGSKEQREKAVGVINEARKKLYLILADED; encoded by the coding sequence ATGCGTACCCACGGATTCGAGCGTGGACATGGACACGGCGGCCCGCACCGTGGCCGGGGTGGCTTCGAAGGGCTGCGCGCGGCCTTCGGTCCCTTCGGGCCAGGCGGGCCCGGTGGCCCCGGCTGGGGCGGGCCCGGTGGACCGGGCTTCGGCCCGGGACCCTGGGGCGGACGAGGGCGCGGAGGGCCACGGGGGAGGGCGCGGCGCGGTGACGTACGCGCCTCGATCCTGGCCCTGCTGAAGGACCGGCCGATGCACGGCTACGAAATGATCCAGGAGATCGCCGAGCGCAGCGGCGGGGCGTGGAAGCCCAGCCCCGGCTCGGTGTACCCCACCCTTCAGCTGCTGGAGGACGAGGGGCTGATCGTCAGTGCCTCCGAGGGCGGCAAGAAGCTGTTCTCGCTCACCGAGGCGGGCCGCGAGGCCGCCGAGGAGGGTCCCGAGGCGCCCTGGGAGGAGGCCTCCCGCGGGGTCGACTGGGAAGCCCTCGGCGAGATCCGTCAGGCCGGCTTCGGTCTGATGGAGGCCTTCGGCCAGGTCTGGAAGACCGGCAGCAAGGAGCAGCGGGAGAAGGCGGTCGGCGTCATCAACGAGGCCCGCAAGAAGCTGTATCTGATCCTCGCCGACGAGGACTGA